In Ovis aries strain OAR_USU_Benz2616 breed Rambouillet chromosome 17, ARS-UI_Ramb_v3.0, whole genome shotgun sequence, the following proteins share a genomic window:
- the LOC114118899 gene encoding uncharacterized protein LOC114118899 isoform X1 gives MSWLVGGRDRESDTGGRLRGVKTGESRHMVVEDPMPEEPGAAGKAGLASSVAGPHARGWEGPPPAAFVRGPQTGFCWKPGSQATPGAGARLPVAPAAPGAGAEAGAEGPGGRADRPALPDPGEKAQVFGGDSETQLRGWGQPQRLPLPARQQRKPASSRPGTVRRRGAVLPEYIMQNARLDEAQAGIKIAGRNINNFRYADDTPLMGEIEELKSLLMKMKEENEKVGLKFNIQKTKIMASGPITSWQIDGETMKTVTDFIIYLGSKITSDSDCSHEIKRCLLFGRKAMINLDIMRNAGLEETQAGIKIARRNINNLRYADDTTLMAESEEELKSLLMKVKEESEKVGLKLNIQKTKIMASSPITSWQIDGETVETVSDFILGGSKITADGDCSHESKRRLLLGRKVMKL, from the exons ATGAGTTggttggtggggggcagggatcGAGAGTCAGATACGGGAGGGCGGCTCAGGGGGGTGAAGACAGGAGAGTCCAGGCACATGGTTgtggaggaccccatgcccgaggaGCCGGGCGCTGCAGGGAAGGCCGGTCTGGCATCCTCCGTAGCCGGGCCCCACGCCAGGGGCTGGGAAGGGCCTCCTCCTGCCGCGTTCGTAAGAGGCCCCCAGACGGGCTTCTGCTGGAAGCCGGGAAGCCAAGCCACACCCGGGGCCGGAGCCAGGCTTCCCGTCGCACCCGCCGCGCCTGGCGCGGGGGCCGAAGCAGGGGCGGAGGGGCCTGGAGGCCGAGCAGACAGGCCCGCGCTGCCCGATCCTGGGGAAAAAGCGCAG GTCTTCGGCGGTGACTCGGAAACCCAGctcagggggtgggggcagcctcaGCGGCTCCCCTTGCCTGCGCGGCAGCAGAGGAAACCTGCGTCTTCCCGGCCTGGGACTGTCCGACGTAGGGGCGCCGTTCTCCCAG agtatatcatgcaaaatgccaggctggatgaagcacaagctggaatcaagattgctgggagaaatatcaataacttcagatacgcagatgacaccccccttatgggagaaatcgaagaactaaagagcctcttgatgaaaatgaaagaggagaatgaaaaagttggcttaaaattcaacattcagaaaactaagatcatggcatccggtcccatcacttcatggcaaatagatggggaaacaatgaaaacagtgacagactttattatatacttgggctccaaaatcacttcagatagtgactgcagccatgaaattaaaagatgcttgctctttggaagaaaagctatgattaacctagacatcatgagaaacgctggactggaagaaacacaagctggaatcaagattgccaggagaaatatcaataacctcagatatgcagatgacaccacccttatggcagaaagtgaagaggagctcaaaagcctcttgatgaaagtgaaagaggagagtgaaaaagttggcttaaagctcaacattcagaaaacgaagatcatggcatccagtcccatcacttcatggcaaatagatggggaaacagtagaaacagtgtcagactttattttggggggctccaaaatcactgcagatggtgactgcagccatgaaagtaaaagacgcttactccttggaagaaaagttatgaagttgtga
- the LOC114118899 gene encoding collagen alpha-1(I) chain-like isoform X2, with amino-acid sequence MSWLVGGRDRESDTGGRLRGVKTGESRHMVVEDPMPEEPGAAGKAGLASSVAGPHARGWEGPPPAAFVRGPQTGFCWKPGSQATPGAGARLPVAPAAPGAGAEAGAEGPGGRADRPALPDPGEKAQVFGGDSETQLRGWGQPQRLPLPARQQRKPASSRPGTVRRRGAVLPGARGAPQCGGRHGGDLLLAPATHSDCAPCGRRAAAPRGDASAQHRLPLMALPAEGGEGSQEGAQGVRNNRTPPQGRCDKAQMQSHRVLVRWPAGGQRGHSWVTWAGHGISVGAGIGLRAAEPSWQVLAPHSLGWG; translated from the exons ATGAGTTggttggtggggggcagggatcGAGAGTCAGATACGGGAGGGCGGCTCAGGGGGGTGAAGACAGGAGAGTCCAGGCACATGGTTgtggaggaccccatgcccgaggaGCCGGGCGCTGCAGGGAAGGCCGGTCTGGCATCCTCCGTAGCCGGGCCCCACGCCAGGGGCTGGGAAGGGCCTCCTCCTGCCGCGTTCGTAAGAGGCCCCCAGACGGGCTTCTGCTGGAAGCCGGGAAGCCAAGCCACACCCGGGGCCGGAGCCAGGCTTCCCGTCGCACCCGCCGCGCCTGGCGCGGGGGCCGAAGCAGGGGCGGAGGGGCCTGGAGGCCGAGCAGACAGGCCCGCGCTGCCCGATCCTGGGGAAAAAGCGCAG GTCTTCGGCGGTGACTCGGAAACCCAGctcagggggtgggggcagcctcaGCGGCTCCCCTTGCCTGCGCGGCAGCAGAGGAAACCTGCGTCTTCCCGGCCTGGGACTGTCCGACGTAGGGGCGCCGTTCTCCCAG GAGCCCGGGGCGCACCTCAGTGTGGTGGGCGGCACGGGGGTGACCTGCTGCTGGCGCCCGCCACACACAGTGACTGTGCCCCCTGCGGACGCCGAGCCGCGGCGCCTCGTGGAGATGCGAGCGCCCAGCACCGCCTTCCTTTGATGGCATTGCCTGCAGAAGGAGGTGAGGGCTCCCAGGAAGGAGCGCAGGGTGTGCGGAATAATAGAACACCGCCTCAGGGACGCTGTGACAAAGCGCAGATGCAGAGTCACCGGGTACTTGTGCGCTGGCCTGCGGGTGGACAGCGGGGCCACAGCTGGGTGACCTGGGCCGGCCACGGAATATCGGTGGGTGCGGGGATCGGGCTGCGGGCGGCCGAGCCCTCCTGGCAGGTGCTGGCCCCCcacagcctggggtgggggtga